In Clupea harengus chromosome 13, Ch_v2.0.2, whole genome shotgun sequence, one DNA window encodes the following:
- the LOC105900816 gene encoding deleted in malignant brain tumors 1 protein-like, which translates to MAMGNGVITINFQNLSLENHQNCAYDSVSVYNGPTTSSPLLAKMCGNRNNSVVNSIGNDMTVVFKTDSSGTSSGFYAEYSYEDRYSCRYNCGYNFGSCSCASSCQRYGNCCHDYYGYCTGASTPTPKTSSYYSCRYNCGYNFGSCSCTSSCQRYGNCCSDYNDYCYQTTQEATTVTYPPCGGYLSGSGSFSSPYYPNYYHDNARCVWRLSAPSGQRILLTFADLELDRCCDCDYITVYDGPSVYYSQLGQLCHNSSLDTFHSSSSDMTVVFKSDSSGGRRGFRAEFISSLSASKGRVECSLDNMTITVSRSFLSSEGFSGNDLYVNDLYCRPSINSYEVIFRFPLNRCGTTRKIQNGGVIYNNDVRTYPNNSAEITYLPQFFLSVACHMEKDSISQIMYVAHDRLNFNVTGTGRFNTTMAFYTSSNFYQQIYNDPYYVSLNEYMYVQVRLGKDDRSLVLFLDTCVASPNPLDYNYQRSHYLLANGCPRDSTYYSYASGYQSYARFRFRAFKFLRTHPSVYLQCKVLICPASDYNSRCRQGCRTRETRDLDSELKMTTVVLGPIMLKDVEKRHEENVVLADA; encoded by the exons ATGGCCATGGGCAATGGTGTCATAACTATCAATTTTCAGAACCTCAg CTTGGAGAATCATCAAAACTGTGCCTATGATTCCGTCAGTGTCTATAATGGCCCTACAacctcctccccactcctcgCAAAAATGTGCGGTAATCGAAACAACAGTGTGGTCAACTCCATCGGAAATGATATGACAGTCGTTTTCAAAACTGACTCCTCTGGAACTAGTTCAGGATTCTATGCTGAGTACTCTTATGAGG ATAGGTACTCCTGTAGGTATAACTGTGGCTACAACTTTGGCAGCTGTTCCTGCGCAAGTTCCTGTCAGCGCTATGGAAACTGCTGCCATGACTATTATG GCTACTGTACTGGTGCATCGACACCCACACCCAAGACAA GTAGTTACTACTCATGTAGGTACAACTGTGGCTACAACTTTGGTAGCTGCTCCTGCACAAGTTCCTGTCAACGCTATGGGAACTGCTGTAGTGACTACAATG ACTACTGCTATCAAACAACACAGGAGGCTACGACAG TAACCTATCCTCCATGTGGAGGGTACCTTAGTGGTTCTGGATCTTTCTCCAGCCCCTACTATCCAAACTACTATCATGACAATGCCcgctgtgtgtggaggctgtcCGCTCCCTCTGGGCAGAGGATCCTCCTGACATTTGCAGacctgga GCTGGATCgctgctgtgactgtgactaCATCACCGTGTATGACGGCCCCTCGGTATACTACAGTCAGCTGGGTCAGCTCTGCCACAACTCCTCTCTGGATAccttccactcctcctccagcgACATGACCGTGGTCTTCAAAAGCGACAGTTCAGGAGGGAGGCGTGGCTTCCGGGCAGAATTCATTAGCTCGCTGTCAGCCAGTAAAG gccgTGTTGAATGTTCGTTGGACAACATGACCATTACCGTTTCCAGATCCTTCCTAAGCTCTGAGGGATTCAGTGGTAATGATCTTTATGTCAATGACCTGTACTGCCGGCCATCCATCAACAGTTACGAGGTGATATTCAGATTCCCGCTAAATCGTTGTGGAACTACAAGAAAG ATCCAAAATGGCGGGGTGATATACAATAATGATGTTCGCACCTACCCAAATAACTCCGCAGAGATCACATACCTGCCTCAGTTCTTTTTGTCTGTTGCCTGTCACATGGAAAAGGATTCCATATCACAGATTATGTATGTGGCACATGATCGACTGAATTTTAACGTCACTGGAACAGGGCGTTTCAACACCACCATGGCCTTTTACACCTCTTCCAATTTCTACCAGCAAATCTATAATGATCCCTACTATGTCTCTCTTAATGAGTACATGTATGTTCAAGTCAGACTAGGGAAAGACGACCGCAGCCTCGTCCTCTTCCTGGACACATGTGTGGCCTCACCAAACCCGCTTGACTACAACTACCAACGCTCCCACTATCTACTGGCCAATGG GTGTCCAAGAGACAGCACATACTACTCCTACGCGAGCGGCTATCAGAGTTACGCACGCTTCCGCTTCCGGGCTTTCAAGTTCCTCCGCACGCACCCTTCTGTGTACTTGCAGTGCAAGGTCCTAATCTGCCCTGCGAGCGACTACAACTCCCGCTGTCGCCAGGGATGCCGCACCCGCGAGACTCGAGATCTGGACTCCGAGCTCAAGATGACCACTGTGGTCCTGGGGCCTATCATGCTGAAAG aTGTCGAAAAGCGTCATGAAGAGAATGTGGTGCTAGCTGACGCCTGA
- the ikzf5 gene encoding zinc finger protein Pegasus, whose product MGEEKPETLDFVKDFQEYLSQQTQHVNMISGSVSGVKDELPGDISQNGLDHPSVDITLDDSSGILVDGFERTYDGKLKCRYCNYATRGTARLIEHIRIHTGEKPHRCHLCPFASAYERHLEAHMRSHTGEKPYKCELCSFRCSDRSNLSHHRRRRHKLLPMKGARSALSHRKVLSVLQKRGASLGYGRRLLINLSPPSMVMQKSAVEQHHLADFSHELPSHSSLHQDAYDGLDKVQPSDGSGGGEAGMHREPHDLTMDNPLNQLSTLAGQLASLPPDAHGPPESPGAESLPDEKPSFLVQQPPGTPGAVSASMAQASSPMSPDPRPAAHSSCSPGVGPGSERTSTPSGITSQPGTPTLQQDPQMLQHCPHCHIYFPDNILFTIHMGCHGYENPFQCNICGYRCRNRYDFACHFARGQHKE is encoded by the exons ATGGGTGAAGAGAAGCCGGAGACTTTAGATTTCGTGAAAGACTTCCAGGAGTACCTGAGTCAGCAGAcgcaacatgtaaacatgatatCAGGGTCTGTCAGCGGCGTCAAGGACGAGCTTCCAGGAG ATATCAGTCAGAATGGTCTGGACCATCCCTCGGTTGATATAACCTTGGATGACAGCTCAGGCATATTAGTGGATGGATTTGAAAGGACCTATGATGGCAAATTGAAATGCCGCTACTGCAACTATGCTACCAGAGGCACAGCCAGGCTTATTGAGCACATCCGCATCCATACAG GTGAGAAACCACACCGATGTCATCTGTGCCCTTTTGCCTCTGCATATGAGCGACACCTAGAGGCCCACATGCGCTCTCACACGGGCGAGAAGCCCTACAAGTGTGAGCTGTGCTCTTTTCGCTGCAGCGACCGTAGCAACCTCTCTCACCACCGCCGCCGGCGCCACAAGCTGCTGCCCATGAAGGGCGCGCGCTCCGCGCTCTCCCACCGCAAGGTGCTGAGCGTTCTGCAGAAGCGCGGTGCCTCACTGGGCTACGGCCGCCGCCTGCTCATCAACCTCAGCCCCCCCTCCATGGTCATGCAGAAGTCCGCCGTCGAGCAGCACCACCTGGCCGACTTTAGCCACGAGCTGCCTTCCCACTCCAGCCTGCACCAGGACGCCTACGACGGCCTGGACAAGGTGCAGCCCTCTGACGGCAGTGGCGGCGGGGAGGCGGGCATGCACCGTGAGCCGCATGACCTGACGATGGACAACCCGCTCAACCAGCTCTCCACGCTGGCCGGCCAGCTGGCCAGTCTGCCGCCCGACGCCCATGGCCCCCCGGAGTCGCCCGGGGCTGAGTCTCTGCCGGACGAGAAGCCGTCCTTCCTGGTGCAGCAGCCGCCGGGGACTCCTGGGGCCGTGTCGGCCAGCATGGCCCAGGCCTCGTCCCCCATGAGCCCTGATCCCCGACCGGCCGCCCACAGCAGCTGCAGCCCCGGCGTGGGTCCCGGCAGCGAGAGAACCAGCACGCCCAGCGGCATCACTAGTCAGCCAGGTACCCCTACCCTGCAGCAGGACCCTCAAATGCTGCAGCACTGCCCTCACTGCCACATCTACTTCCCTGACAACATCCTCTTTACCATCCACATGGGCTGCCACGGCTATGAGAACCCATTCCAGTGCAACATCTGCGGCTACCGCTGCAGGAATCGCTACGACTTTGCCTGCCACTTTGCCCGGGGCCAGCACAAGGAGTGA